CACTAGATTGTCCTAATCCTAATTCTGTAACCTGAGCTACAGCCTCATAAGTAAGCGTACCTGATCTACTTACAACTCCAATACGACCTTTACGATGTATATGGCCAGGCATTATACCTATTTTTATTTCATCAGGAGTAATTAAACCAGGACAATTAGGTCCAAGCAACAACGTTTTGCTATTAGAAGAAAACATCTTACTCTTGACTTCTAACATATCTTTTACAGGTATCCCTTCTGTAATACAAATTACTAAATCTAACTCTGCCTCAACTGCTTCCAAAATAGCAGAAGCAGCTCCAGCAGGAGGAACGTAAATTACAGAAACAGTAGCTCCAGTCTGTTTTTTTGCATCTTTTACAGAGGCAAAAATTGGAATACCTTCAAAATCTTCACCAGCTCTCTTTGGATTAACTCCAGCTACAAAAGCAGATTTACCATTTGCATACTCTCTACACATACGAGTATGAAACTGACCAGTTTTACCAGTAATACCTTGAGTTATAACCTTGGTATCTTTGTTTATCAAAATCGACATTTATAAATCCTTGGCAATTGTAATTATTATTTAACAGCAGCAACGACTTTGGTAGCAGCCTCAGCCATAGTATCTGCACTGATAATTGGCAAACCAGATTCAGACAACATTTTCTTGCCTAACTCTTCATTAGTTCCTTTCATTCTGACAACTAATGGAACTTTAAGGTCTACTGCTTTACAAGCTAATATTACACCTTCAGCAATAACATCACATCTCATAATTCCGCCAAAGATATTAACTAAAATAGCTTTCACTTCTTTATTTTTTAGCATTATTTTAAATGCTTCTGTTACTTTAGAAGCTGTAGCACCACCACCAACATCAAGAAAGTTAGCAGGTTCTCCACCAAACAGTTTAATAGTATCCATGGTAGCCATCGCCAAACCTGCCCCATTTACTAAACAACCTATATTTCCATCTAGCTGTATATAAGCAAGATCAAACTTACTAGCTTCTACTTCTGCTGGATCTTCTTCATCTAAATCACGATAGACAACAATATCAGGATGACGAAAAAGCGCATTAGCATCAAAATTAAACTTAGCATCCAATGAGACTATATTTCCGTCACCTGTCAAAATCAACGGGTTAACTTCAACCAATGATGCGTCAGTATCCCAATAAGCTTTATACAGTTTGATAAATTCTAAAGATGCTTTTTCAACTGATTGCTCTGGAACACCTATACTTCTTGCTAAATTTTTAGCTTCTTCATTAGTTAAACCAACTGTAGGGTCAACAAATACCTTTATTATTTTCTCAGGACTTTTTGCCGCTACTTCTTCTATGTCCATACCTCCTTCACTGGAAGCCATGACACAAATTCTTTGTGTTCCTCGATCAGTTACTATGCCAAAATAGTACTCTTTTCTTATGTCAGCACCTTCCTCAATTAATAAACGACGAACTTTTTGTCCTTGAGAACCTGTCTGGTGAGTTACAAGTTGCATACCCAATATTTCTGAGGATATTTTTTTTACTTCGTCTAAAGAACGTGCTAATTTAACTCCACCTCCTTTACCTCGACCTCCTGCATGAATTTGAGCCTTAACAACCCATACTGGACCACCAAGCTTTTCAGCAGCAGATATAGCTTCATCAATAGAAAACGCTGGAATGCCACGTGGTACAGTTACATTAAACCGTCTAAGCAGTTCTTTACCTTGATACTCGTGAATCTTCATGTATTACCTGTCTGAACTTAATTAAATGAGAAAAAAACGTTACTATCTGACTTCTTAAAAGTTTAGTAAACACCTAAATTTAAATTAAAAAAATCTAACAAAATATAAATGCAACAACAACATTACACAAAATAAGCAACAAAAAATCTGTTGCTATATTCTAACATGATAATAGAAAGAGACAAATCTACTTTTTTACAATAATTGTTAGATACTTTTGAATTATACAATAATTATAATTTATATATAAATATAAAAATATACGTTCAATTCAAAATAAAAAACTTATAAATCATATTTAGAATCATTTAAAACCTTATAAACTATTTCGTTAGAGAAACCACGTGAGGCTAAAAATCTAGCTTTTTTGCTATAAGAAACAGCTTGATTTGAATTGCTACCAAATTTTTTTTCACATAGAGATAATGCCCTATCAAAATCTGTTTCTTTAATTTCAGAAATATTTTTTTCTATAAGCTCTATATCTATACCATAAAATTTCATTTTCAAAAAAATAAATTGACTTCCATAATTGTTAATATACTTAGCTACTAATCGCTCTGAAAAAATCTCATCAGAAAGAAATTTCTTTTCTTTTAGAAGTTCAATTGTATAGTCTATCTCTGAGTGATCTTCACAAAATGACAGTAATTTTTTAGAAAGCTCATGGCAAGAGTAGTTTCTTTTGCTTAAAAGCTTTATAGCGATCGAAATTAGTTTTTTCTTCAAGAATGCATCTCAATAACAAAATTATAAATAATTTTAAATATATCAATCCACCTGTTTATCTTCTAAAGGCTTAGAAAGAGAACGATTTCCATGAATAAGATTTTCTCTGATGGAATCTTCAATTTCTTTAGATACATCAACATTTGCATTCAAAAATTCTCGAACAGTATCTTTACCTTGGCCAATTTTATTTCCTTTGTAACTATACCATGATCCTGATTTCTCAAGGAATCCATTTGTTACACCTAAATCAATAATTTCTCCTGCTCTTGATATACCTGTTCCATACATTATGTCAAACTCAGCTTGTTTAAAAGGAGGAGCTACTTTATTTTTTACTACTTTTACTCTTGTTTCACTGCCTACAACTTCATCACCTTTCTTAATAGAACCTACCCTTCTAATATCCAAACGAACAGACGCATAAAACTTTAAGGCATTACCTCCAGTAGTTGTCTCAGGACTACCAAACATTACACCTATTTTCATCCTTATTTGATTAATAAATATAACCATGCAATTAGTTCTTTTAATAGTTGCAGTCAGTTTCCTAAGAGCTTGGCTCATCAGTCTAGCCTGTAATCCAGGCAAAGAATCACCCATATCGCCCTCTATCTCAGCCTTAGGAACCAATGCAGCTACTGAGTCAATAACTATCAAGTCCACAGAACCAGATCTAACTAAAGCATCAGCAATTTCTAGAGCCTGTTCACCAGTATCTGGTTGCGAAACCAGCAAGTCAGAAAGCACAATTCCAAGCTTAGATGCATATTGAACATCTAACGCGTGTTCTGCATCAATAAAAGCACAAGTTCCGCCTATCTTTTGCATTTCAGCTATAACTTGTAATGTAAGAGTAGTCTTCCCAGAAGACTCTGGACCATAAATTTCTATAACACGACCTCTTGGTAAGCCGCCAACACCTAAAGCTATATCAAGGCCTAATGAACCAGTTGATATTACTTGAATATCATTCTGAACATCATTATCTCCATAACGCATTACAGAGCCTTTCCCAAATTGTTTTTCAATTTGAGAAATTGCAGCTGACAAAGCCTTGTCTTTATCAGATTTATCAACTTTAGTATTTTGTTCACTCATAAATAATCCTATAACACACCAATAATGGCACAATCAAAAAATTAACATAAATAATTAGTTGATGTCCTAGCCAGTTATCCATAAAGAAATAAACTTAAATCATACAAAATTACTATAACTTATAAAAAGTTTATGCTAAAAACTTTATAAATTATGAAATGCTGCATCAGCAAAACTAATATATACAGGACGACTCCACTCTACATCCCTTAAATTCCTATGTACGATATTTTCCACACCAAGAAGAATAGCAAAAATAGCCATCCTAACCGGTATGCCATTATCAGATTGCCTAAAAATTGCCAAACGATCGTCATTATTCAAGTCTGTACTAAGATCATTTGATCCTACATTACTATCTCTTGGTAATGGGTGCATTATGATAGTATCTTTATTACAAAAAGCATTTATCTTCTCACTGTTAATATGAAAATCACTTTCATATCGAAATTCAAATTCAGATTCAAATCTTTCTTTTTGAACTCTAGTAGCATATACAACATCTGCGCCACTCAATCCTTTTTTTACAGAAGACTCAACACTCACAATATTACCATTTCTAGAAGCATAATTTATAATGCTCTCAGGCATTTCTAAGCCAATAGGAGAAACTAATGAAATTTTTAAATTTTTATACAAAGATAGTAGTTTGATCAAAGAATGCACAGTTCTACCATACTTTAAGTCACCAATCAAAGATATATGAGCACCATCCAATGATTTATTTAATCTGCTAAATTCGTTCTTTATTGTATATAAATCAAGTAAAGCTTGACTAGGATGCTCACCAGGACCATCACCGCCGTTTATAATAGGAATATTAGATGCTCTAGCAAACTCTGAAACAGAACCACGATCAGGGTGACGAACAACCATTATATCAACATAACCAGCAATTACCCTACTAGTATCATAGATAGACTCGCCTTTAGCCATAGAAGAAAAAGTAAAACCAGTTGTATCACATACGGAACCACCTAGCCTACAAAAAGCTGTTCCAAAACTAACTCTAGTACGAGTACTGGCTTCAAAAAAAAGATT
The sequence above is drawn from the Candidatus Kinetoplastibacterium crithidii (ex Angomonas deanei ATCC 30255) genome and encodes:
- the sucD gene encoding succinate--CoA ligase subunit alpha; translated protein: MSILINKDTKVITQGITGKTGQFHTRMCREYANGKSAFVAGVNPKRAGEDFEGIPIFASVKDAKKQTGATVSVIYVPPAGAASAILEAVEAELDLVICITEGIPVKDMLEVKSKMFSSNSKTLLLGPNCPGLITPDEIKIGIMPGHIHRKGRIGVVSRSGTLTYEAVAQVTELGLGQSSAVGIGGDPINGLKHIDVLKLFNDDPNTDAVIMIGEIGGPDEVNAALWAKDNMKKPVVGFIAGVTAPAGKRMGHAGALISGGADTADAKLEVMESCGIRTTRDPSEMGKLLKSVL
- the sucC gene encoding ADP-forming succinate--CoA ligase subunit beta is translated as MKIHEYQGKELLRRFNVTVPRGIPAFSIDEAISAAEKLGGPVWVVKAQIHAGGRGKGGGVKLARSLDEVKKISSEILGMQLVTHQTGSQGQKVRRLLIEEGADIRKEYYFGIVTDRGTQRICVMASSEGGMDIEEVAAKSPEKIIKVFVDPTVGLTNEEAKNLARSIGVPEQSVEKASLEFIKLYKAYWDTDASLVEVNPLILTGDGNIVSLDAKFNFDANALFRHPDIVVYRDLDEEDPAEVEASKFDLAYIQLDGNIGCLVNGAGLAMATMDTIKLFGGEPANFLDVGGGATASKVTEAFKIMLKNKEVKAILVNIFGGIMRCDVIAEGVILACKAVDLKVPLVVRMKGTNEELGKKMLSESGLPIISADTMAEAATKVVAAVK
- a CDS encoding regulatory protein RecX, with the translated sequence MKKKLISIAIKLLSKRNYSCHELSKKLLSFCEDHSEIDYTIELLKEKKFLSDEIFSERLVAKYINNYGSQFIFLKMKFYGIDIELIEKNISEIKETDFDRALSLCEKKFGSNSNQAVSYSKKARFLASRGFSNEIVYKVLNDSKYDL
- the recA gene encoding recombinase RecA; translation: MSEQNTKVDKSDKDKALSAAISQIEKQFGKGSVMRYGDNDVQNDIQVISTGSLGLDIALGVGGLPRGRVIEIYGPESSGKTTLTLQVIAEMQKIGGTCAFIDAEHALDVQYASKLGIVLSDLLVSQPDTGEQALEIADALVRSGSVDLIVIDSVAALVPKAEIEGDMGDSLPGLQARLMSQALRKLTATIKRTNCMVIFINQIRMKIGVMFGSPETTTGGNALKFYASVRLDIRRVGSIKKGDEVVGSETRVKVVKNKVAPPFKQAEFDIMYGTGISRAGEIIDLGVTNGFLEKSGSWYSYKGNKIGQGKDTVREFLNANVDVSKEIEDSIRENLIHGNRSLSKPLEDKQVD
- a CDS encoding aspartate carbamoyltransferase, encoding MSQQMLLQEMMDKFGFKKENLAAYLGVNGKILNSWFASSLSTEYTPMPNGVFNYISEFIEKNSLSGVYNLPLRNKISFFGKNHLLSVEQFDRDSIEEVFSIADLMVPIARRKKISRVLEGAVLGNLFFEASTRTRVSFGTAFCRLGGSVCDTTGFTFSSMAKGESIYDTSRVIAGYVDIMVVRHPDRGSVSEFARASNIPIINGGDGPGEHPSQALLDLYTIKNEFSRLNKSLDGAHISLIGDLKYGRTVHSLIKLLSLYKNLKISLVSPIGLEMPESIINYASRNGNIVSVESSVKKGLSGADVVYATRVQKERFESEFEFRYESDFHINSEKINAFCNKDTIIMHPLPRDSNVGSNDLSTDLNNDDRLAIFRQSDNGIPVRMAIFAILLGVENIVHRNLRDVEWSRPVYISFADAAFHNL